The Natribaculum luteum genome contains the following window.
AGTACGTCCGCGCATACGGGGCCAGTTCGGAGGAGGTCAGACAGCGCGAGGCGCTGCTCGAGGAGATCGGCGAGGAGGCGAACATGACCACGATCGCGAATCGACTGAAACAGTAGGTCCGATCCCCAGTCCCGGGTCCCGAGGTTCGATCGGCGACCGCGGCCGGCCTCGACCGTCGCACGTCACTCGACGGACCAGTCACAGATACGGTAAGTAACGACATCGTGTTCGTTTTGTGATAACTTCTATGCGCCGGCCGACCGTAACGGCGGGCGTGCGCTACGTCGAAATCACGATCCCGAACGGACGGCGAAACGTCGTCGTGAACACGCTCGAGGACGAAGGGATCGACTACGTCGTCTTCGACGAAACGAGCAATCGGGGATACACTGCCGTCGTCAGGTTTTCGCTCCCGACGCAGGCCGTAGAACCGGTACTCGATCGACTGTACGAGGCGGACATCGGTGACGACGCCAGCGTCGTCGTCATCGATGCCGAGACGGTCGTCTCCCAGAAGTTTACGCAGCTTCGAGAGCAGTACAAACGCGGCGGACTCGAAGGAGAGCGAATCTCGAGGCAGGTCCTCCGGACGAAAGCCGACGAACTCACGCCCGGATTTCCCATCTACGCGACGATGGTACTCATCAGCGCCGTCGTCGCGACCTCCGGCTTACTGCTCGACTCACCGGCGGTCGTCGTCGGCTCGATGGTGATCGCGCCGCTGATCGGGCCGGCGCTGGCGACCAACATCGGCGTCGTCATCGCCGACGACGACCTCCGGTCGACGGGCCTCGTCTACCAGGTCGTCGGCATCACGCTCGTCGTCGCCGGTTCGATCGCACTCGCCACCGCTGCTCGCGTGGCCGGACTGGAACCGGCGGGAATCGACATCGTCGCCGTCGCCGAACTCGAGGAGCGAGTCACCCCGAACGTGCTCTCGCTCGCGGTCGCGCTGGGTGCCGGCATCGCAGGGGTGATGAGTCTCACGAGGGGGTTCTCCGAGGCCATCGTCGGCGTGATGATCGCCGCGGCGCTCATTCCGCCCGCCGCCGCGACCGGCATCGCGACTGCCTGGGGAATGTACGGCGCGGCTGCCGGGGCTGCCGTCCTCGTGCTGGTGAACCTGCTGGCGATCAACCTCGCCGGACTGCTCACCCTGTGGATCGCCGGCTACCGGCCGCGAGGACTGTTCGACGTCCCGGCCGCCCGCCGACAGACGATCGTCTACGCGAGCCTGATGACGCTGGCAGTTCTGGCTCTGATCGTTCCGCTCGCCAGCGTGACGCTGATCGACCTCCAGACGACGCAACTCGAGTCCGACGCGAACGAAGAAGTCGACGCGGTCCTCGCGGAGCCAGCGTACGACGGCCTCGAGGCGGAGGACGTCGAGATCGAACTCGACAACGACTACCCGCTGCGATCGATCGATCGCGTCATCGTCGTCGTCTCCAGTGACGCTCCCGGTCCGGTGCAGGGACTCACCGAACGGCTCTACGCGGCGATCGCCCC
Protein-coding sequences here:
- a CDS encoding TIGR00341 family protein, whose translation is MRYVEITIPNGRRNVVVNTLEDEGIDYVVFDETSNRGYTAVVRFSLPTQAVEPVLDRLYEADIGDDASVVVIDAETVVSQKFTQLREQYKRGGLEGERISRQVLRTKADELTPGFPIYATMVLISAVVATSGLLLDSPAVVVGSMVIAPLIGPALATNIGVVIADDDLRSTGLVYQVVGITLVVAGSIALATAARVAGLEPAGIDIVAVAELEERVTPNVLSLAVALGAGIAGVMSLTRGFSEAIVGVMIAAALIPPAAATGIATAWGMYGAAAGAAVLVLVNLLAINLAGLLTLWIAGYRPRGLFDVPAARRQTIVYASLMTLAVLALIVPLASVTLIDLQTTQLESDANEEVDAVLAEPAYDGLEAEDVEIELDNDYPLRSIDRVIVVVSSDAPGPVQGLTERLYAAIAPHAEEPIVVEVQFVVSEQEGSVADNETSNALAAHTAGQHGSY